The window CCTTCAAGGCCGTCGGCGAGGCCCGGCGCGCCCGCCTGGCCTCGATGCTGACCGGCCACTCCACCTTCGACCGGACCGCCGAGAAACGTGCCCGCATCATGTCCTCGGTCGGCCGGGTCACCCGGACGCGCTCGGTGTACGTCGTCGATCGCGCGACGCGGGACAGCGTGGAGGGCACGGCGCTCGTCGAGCGTGAGGAGATGGAACAGGTCGAGGACGCCGACGACCTGCGGGACCTGATCCAGGAGCGCGTCGACATCGACGTGGAAGAACCGGCGTAAGGGTTGTTCTGGAGCGGTCCTGTCGTCCCGGCTCGCGGGTCGCCCGAGAACGGACTGCCGGACCGGAGCACTGGCTCAGCACGCACCACTGGTCATCCCTCGGAGGTCACTTCCGAGGATGCGACATACCGTCGTGTCGCGTAGAATCCGACGGCATAGATACCGAACGCGAACGGTCCGACCGCGAAGATGCCGACGGAGAAGATGCCGACCGCGAAGACGCCTGCAGAGAAGATTCCGACCGAGAAGATGCCCGCGGAAAGCACACCGAGACTGAAGTTCCCCGCTGCGAGGAACCCGAAGGCCGATTGCCCGGAAGCCAGCACCTCGTATCCAGCGATGGTTTCGACACCTGCCAGTGTCAACACCAGCGCGATTACCAGCAGGCCAACCGCCACGAAACCGCCCGCATCCTGCCAATCTGTTTCCATAGCCGAAGATGCGACGAAAAGGGTATTAACTCAACATCGTAGTCCAGGGTGCTGGGAATAACCGTCACTCATCGACACGGACCCAGTGGTTCGCTCCGTGAGCGAGGTGCACCCGCGGTTCAGGACGAGCACTGCGATCTGCCGCCGCCCGGAGATTTCGACAGGGCCATCGATTCCAGCGTCGCCGCCACGACGATGCCGTCCGGCGATCGCTGCACGAACGTCTCCGAGCCCCGACGAGGCCTCATTCCCGGTCGTCACCGTCGTCGCCACCCTGCCCGGCCTCTATCTCGACCACCAGCTCGTACGCCGGGCCGAGCCCGAACACCTCCCGGTAGCAGGCCTCGATGAAGTCGGCCGCGTGCTTCGGGTCGGCGAGCGCCGAGACGTGCACGATACCGTCCTGAGCCTTCCGGGTCTCGGGCTGCTGGAGCTTGAACACGGGAAACGACGCCAGCAACTCATCGAGCGCGGCGCGTGCGCTCCCGACATCGGTGGCGGCACCCGCCTCCGCGAGGTCCAGCGTGATAGTCCGGTCGGCGTAGGTGATGCCGACCTGCCGGTCGCTCGCACGCGCGACGAAGTCGACGCCGTCCTCGCGGGAGCGGTGGCGAGCGATGGCTCGAACGGCGAGCCGTTTCCGGTCGGCCGGGGACGTGGCGGGCATCGTCGGGACTCGGGGGCCGAAGGGCTTCGGTCTGACGGAGCGGGCGACGAGAGGCGCACCCATCGACACCGTTAGGTAGCGGCGGGAGCCGTCTCCCCACAACGCATGGATCACAACCTCCTCATCACGGTGTCGGGGCCGCCGGGAAGCGGCGCGTCGAGCACGTCACAGGCGCTGGCGGAGGCGCTCGGAGTCCAGCGGGTCGACGGCGGCGAGGTGTTCCGCGAGCTCGCGGAGGAGCGGGGGATGAGCCTCACGCAGTTCTCCGCGAAGGCCGACGAGGACCCCGAGATCGACCAGCTCATCGACCGACGCCTCCAGCGCGTCGCCGAGGTGTGGGGTGCCTCCAACAAGGGGTTCGTCCTGGAGTCCCGGCTGGCGGGCTGGCTGGCCGGCAACCGCGCGGACCTCCGCATCTGGCTCAACGCCCCCGAAGAGGTCCGCGTCGAGCGGACCGCCGACCGCGAGGAGATGGAATCCGAGATGCGGGTCCGCGAGGTCCAGGAGGTCGGTCGCTTCGAGCGGGCCTACGGCGTCGATGTCACGGACACCTCCTTCTACGACCTGTCGGTCAACACGTCGCGCTGGTCGCGTGAGTCCGTCGTGGCCATCATCATGCAGGCCGTCGAGGAGTACGAGTACACCGAGGACGAGGGGGCGTTCACGAACGAAATCGAACTGCCCGAGACAGACGGCGAGACGGAGCTGGGTCCGAACTCGTAAGCGGCGTCCATCCGGGCGGTGTTCGTCTCGGTAATGATGGCCGCCGACAGCTCCGGCGAGAGCGGCGCGGAACGCAAGGAACCGCTGCCCTGGGCGGTAGCACCGATAAGGCACGCATATCACGACGACCCGAACCGCGCCCACGGCGTGGAATCCGCCCGGAGCCGGTCGTTACCGCGACAGTTCGAGGATTTCTGCCAGTTATCACCAGAATAGGACACGTAATTGAGCATCGAACTGTAGAAAACAGCCAATATGCTGAATATGCATTGAACAACCCCATAACGTAAGAGCGGGGCGCGGGATACATCCGGTCGACTACACACGATGAGCCAGCAGACAGACCAGCCGTCCACGACCGGAGCGGCGGACGCGGCGGGCGGGGATGCTGGGGATGCGGTGGCGTCCGAGCGCGGGCCCGACCGCCGGTCGTTTCTGAAGTACGCCGGAGCCGGCGGGGCCGCTGCACTGGCGGCGGGGTGCAAGGAACGCGAGTTCGGGGACCGGAACGTCGAGACGTTCACTCCGGCCAGCAGCACCGGCACCGGAACGGCGCCTCCTCAGCCGCTCTCGGGCGAGTCGATCCGCCTCGGCTGCCTGGCCCCACAGCCGGAGAGCTTCCCGGTGGGCCAGTCGATGTGGAACGCGATGCGGATGGCCGTCGCGGACCTCAACGAGAACGGCGTCCCCGGCATCGGTGGCCGCGGCATCCTCGGCGCGCGGGTGAAACCGTACGTGGGCAACACGGAAGCCTCCCCGGGGACCGCCCGCGAGGAGTTCCGGCGACTCGTCCAGAAGAACGGGTGCAAGACCACGTTCGGGACCTTCCTGACGCAGTGTACGCTGCAGTGTATGCCCTCGATGAAGGCGACCGACACCACCCACATCACCACAGCGGCCGCCGGACCCAAGCCCGCCAGGGTCGTCCACGACCGCTACGACGAGTTCAAGTGGCACTTCCGGGTCGGCCCGCTGAACTCCTTCGACCTGGCCCGGGCGGAACTGGAGTTCCTCACCCTCTATGCCAGCGAACTCGACTGGGACACCGTCTCGGTCCTCATCGAGAACATCGCCCCGTTCGACCCCTTCGCGAAGGTGCTGGACGAGAACATCCGTGGCATCGTCGACGAGGTGCCCGTCTTCAAGCGGTCGTCGTCGGGGACGACCAACTGGACGCCGCTGTACGACGAGGTGCAGGGTGTCGACTCCGACCTCGCTCTCATCGCGCAGGCGCTGACGGGCACGGCCGCTGTCAAGCAATGGGCCAACCAGAACCGCCCGTTTGAGATGGGCGGCATCAGTCTCCCCGCACAGATCTACGAGTTCTGGGAGGAGGTCTCCGGTGCCTGTCAGTACGTGTTCACGATGAACGCGGTCACGCCACAGACCACCAACACCCCCCGGACCCAGGACTTCATGAAGCGGTATCGCGAGAAGTTCGACACCTACCCCGTCTACTCCGGCCCCATCACCTACGACGGCGTAAGGGTGTACGCGAAGGCGATGGCGGACTACGTCCTCGACAACGGCCTCGAGCGCCTCCCGACGAACGCGGAGATGGTCGAGGCGCTGGAGAACGTGACGTTCGAACACGGGACCATCCTCCCCGAGTTCCAGTTCACCCCGAAGAGCGCCGACTACGCCCACGACCCCGCATGGACCTCCATGAAACAGACCGGGGTCCCGGTCTGGCAGCAGTGGCAGGTCGACAAGGCGGTCAGCGAGGACTACGGCGTGATGCACTCGTTCGCGCCGGAGCAGAACAAGACCTCGCCGTACTCGTTCCCCCACTGGATCGACTACCCCAGCGACCACCCCGCCAACACCGAGGGGCCGCCCGGCCGGAACAACGGCGCTGGCGACCTGTAAGCGGCGTCCAACGACCACCCTGCCGGTGGCCGGTCGGCTACCGGTGCGCGGCGAAGGAGAAACGGCGTGTCGGAGTCAGACCGCCGACGTCAGTCTCCGAAGACCTGCCGCATCATCGGGTGCATCTCCATCAGCTGCTCTTCGGCGATCTCCTCGTAGAGCTTGTACGTGATGGAGACGGTCAGCAGCAGGCCCGTCCCGGAGACGGCGCCGATGGTCCCGAGCATGTTGGCCATGACAGCCAGCAGCCCGACCAGGGCGCCGCCGATGACGGTCACCTGCGGGATGTAGCGTTCGAGCACCTTCTCGATGACGCCGGGCGACTGGCGGAAGCCCGGAATCTGCATCCCGGAGTTCTGGATCTGCTGGGCCGTCGCCTCCGGCCCCATGTCCGCGGTCTCGACCCAGAAGATGGCGAAGATGGCGCCACCGACGACCATGATGAACAGGTCGACGAACACCCGGGCCAGAATCATGCTGGGCGGGTTCGAGGTCGTCCCGAGGAACCACATCCAGTCCTGGTAGCTGTAGATGGGTGCCAGGTAGTAGAACAGTCCACCGACGGGTTCGGCGGTGCCGGCGCCGCTGGACTGGTAGACGCCCAGCCAGCCGGGCATACCGGCGCCCAGCTGGCTGTTGAGGATGCGGCCCAGGAACTGGATGTTGGCCTGGAGCGCACGGACGAGGATCATCGGCAGGACGCTGGCGTAGATGAGCTTCACGGGGAAGCGGCCACGCGCGCCCTTGACCCGGGCGTGCGAGAGTGGAATCTCGACACGCACGGACTCGGCGTAGACGACGACCGCGAAGATGGCGACCGTCGTGAACAGGAACAGGAGCTGTCCGGGCTCGATGAGCAGGTTCAGAAGCCCCTGCGTCGACAGGACGGCTCCGAGCTGCTGTTGCCCGGTCAGGATGGTGTACCAGTTGTAGAAGAACCCGGGGTTCCGCGTGATGCCGGGCACGCCGAAGAAGCCGCCGATGAGCCGCTGGCTGATACCGGCGATGATGAACAGGCCGATACCGGAGCCGACGCCCCACTTGCTGATTACCTCGTCCATGAACAGGATGAGGAGACCGCCGACGAAGATCTGGGCGAACATCAACCACTTGACGCCGGCGAGACCGATACCGAGCTGGCGTGCGACGGTGTCGCTCGCGGGCAGGAACCCGCCCGCAAACACCATCGGGAGTCCCGTCAGGATGATCATCACGACCACCAGCAGCTTCTGGAGGCCCTGATACAGGATCTGGTCACGGGGGTTCTCCTGCGTGTTCAGCCCGAGCAGGTCGGCACCGCCGAGCAGCTGCAGCACGATGGACGCCGTGACGATGGGCCCGATTCCCAGTTGCAGCACGGTTCCCTGCCCACCCGCGAGGATGGTCCGGAACTGCCCGAAGGCGTCGTTGCCGCCCCCACTCGCGAGTCCGTAGACGAACACGTTCGTGAGGAAGAAGTACAGCACGAGGATGCCGGCGGTCCAGCCGAGCTTCCGGCGGAAGGGCACGTGGCCCTCCGGACGCTCGACGCCGGGCATCCGCGTGAGTACTGGTTCGGCGGTCTCCTTCCAACTCATTCGTTAATCCTCGTTGGCCTCGTCCGTTGTATCTCCTTCGGCATCCTCGGCCTCGTTCTCGGCGGCGCGCTCCTCACCGCGCTCGGTGAGGACCGCCTCGCCGCCGGCGGCCTCGATGGCCTCGCGGGCGTCGTCCGAGAACGCGTCGGCGTGGACGGTCAGCGACTCGTGGACCTGCCCGCCGGCGAGCACCTTCACGGCGTCTGCCTCGTGGCCGTCCTCGACGACGTCGCGAACGTCGACCTCGTAGCCGTCGCCGGTCTCCTCGGCGACGCCCTCCGCGGCGAGAACGACCGCGTCCTCGTCGAGTTCCCGGACGTTGATGGTCTCGATGTCCTCCTGTACCTTCTGGGGGCGCTTGAAGCCGGACTTGCCGAGCGGCGGGTAGAGGTACTGCTCGTGCTTGTCACGGCCGGCGCGACCGCGACCACCGCGGTGGCCGGCGCCCCGTCGCTTCTTGTGCGAGCCACCGCCGTGGGTGCGGGAGCCGCGCTGTCGTCGTTTTTTGGATGTCATCGCATCGCCTCCAGCAGGGCGTCGATCTCCTCGGTCGACTGCTTGCCGAGGACCCCGCCCTCCTTGATGGGGTGCTTGATTCCGTCGTGGCCGCCACGTGGCGGGTGGAGCCGCAGCGTGGGCGAGAGGCCCTCGTCCTGGAGCTTCGTCTCCTCGTTCACGAGCGCCTCGGCCAGCGACGCGACGTCGCTGTAGTCCGTGTTGTCGGCGACCCACTCGTCGTCGATGTCGGCGTCGCCCTCGGCGGGCTCGCCGCGGCGACGGACGAGCGTCTCGACCATCTCGGCCGAGGGCTCGCCGTGGGCCACCCAGTCGTTCACCTTGTTCACCATGCCACGGTAGGTGTCCGTCTCCGGGACCAGCGTGGCGTGGTTGACGCGGTGGAGGTTGAGCATGCCGAGTGTGTCGCGCACGTCGGTGCCCTGGTTGACCTCACCGCGGAGCTGGACGAGTACACGCATCAGTCGCTCACCTCCCCGGGCTCGACGTCGGATTCGGCACGCAGTGCGCGGGGGCCACGAGCCATCGCGGCGTTCTCCAGCGCGCGGAAGGTCGCCTTCCCGAGGTTGAGCGTGGTCCGGGTGTTGCCGTGGCTCTTGGTCCAGGCGTTCTCCACGCCGGCCAGCTCGAGCACGTTCCGGACGGTCTCGCTCGCGGCGAGACCCAGACCCTCGGGGGCCGGGATGAGCTCCACCGTGACGGAGCCCGCCTTGCCCTCGGTCTTCCGGGCCAGCGAGTGGGGTCGCTCGGAGCGGTCCTCCCACGAGCCGGCGCCGCGCTCGACCTTGATCATGTTCAGCTTCGCGATTCCGATGGCCTTCTGGATGGCACCGCCGACCTGGTCGTCACGCCCCTCGGCGTAGCCGACGTAGCCGTCGCGGTTGCCGACCGCCACCACGCACCGGAACTTCACCCGGCGCCCGGAGTCGGTCATGCGCTGGACCATGTTGATGTCCAGCACCTCGTCCTCCAGCCCTGGGAGGAGCTGGTCGACGATCTCGGGCTCCTTCAGCGGGAGCCCGGATTCGAGGGCGGTCTTCATATCGCTGATCTCGCCCTCGGCCACCTTCCGGCCCAGTCGTGTCTGGGGTTCCCAGCCTCTGCTCATTGTTCGATGTCCTCCATGATGGTCTCGCGGACCGTATCGAAGTGGTCCGGCAGTTCGGTCGCATCGAAGTCACCGCTGTACAGCGGCTCGTCGAGCGACTCGGCGTACTCCGCGATGTGTTCCCCGCGCGTACGGGGCCACTCCGCGAACACGTCGTCGCTGTGCGGAACCTCGAGCCCGGCGTCGATGGCGCCTTCCTGCACCGCGAACGCCTTGTTCCCGGGCGTCGCCGTGTTGAGGCCGATGTCGAGGACCGCCTCCTCGAGCCCGGCGTCGAGCGCGCGCTTGCCGGCCAGCAGGCCGGTCAGGTACGCCGCAGGCAGGTTCCCGGTGGGCGCCTCCCAGCCGAAGTCCTGCAGGTCGTTCGAGGTCGCCGACGCGACCGTGTCGTCTCCCTGTGCACCACGCACGACCAGCTGCGCCCTGGTGTGCTGATTGCTCTTTCGAGCGACCAGCCGCGGCTTGCCGGATTTCAGCAGGCGCAACCGCTGGTGGTAGTTCGTCCTGGATTCGCGCCGACGCCGCATCGGCACCTTGTATCGTGGTCCTGTCGCCATCAGTCGTCACCTCCAACGTCGTAGTTGGCCCGGACGTGGCGCTCCACGTCCGCGACCGAGTCGAACTCCCCGCCGCCCGCCATCCGGTACAGCTGGCGGTAGTCGGTGGGGTCCAGTTCGCCGTTCTGCCGGTACTTCCGGAGCCGCCGCCGCTGGGCGCGGATCTTGCTCCGCCACTCGTCTTTCTCGTTGCTGCGACCGCCGGCCTTGCCCTTGCGGGAGCCCTGGCCCTTGCGGTGCCCGTACGCGCGCTTCTTCGCGCGCTCGCGGGCCCGGCCACGGCTGTTGCCGCTCTTGGGCTCGACGCGGATGGCGCCCTCGTCGATGAGTTCACGCACGTCGTCGCGCGTGATGGCGTCCGCGATATCCTCCTGCCGGCTCGGGTCGAGCTTCACACGGTTCTTGCCGACATCGAGAACGTCGGCGGCCAGTCGCTTCTGTGCCTTCAGGTCGGTCATGATTCCACCTCCACCTCCTCGTAGGTCGGGTTGAGGACGCGAATCCCGCGGTCCTCGGCCTCCTCCTCGATGCGCTCGCGCTTGCGGGCACCGACGGTGGAGCCGATGCGGACGGCCTCGGTGTCCCCGTCGACGCCCTCGAGGTCGTCCACGTTCATCACGCGGACCTCCTCGAAGCCCGAGGGGTGCTTGCCCCGCACCGCCTTCGGCGTCCGGAAGCCGGCCTCGACCGTGTCACCCTTGCCCTTGATGCCCCGTCGCTGCTTCGACAGGCCACCGCGGGGTCGGCGCCACGAGGTCGGGGTGCGCTTCTTCTTGTGGTAGTCCTGGCGGTAGAACTGCGGCTTGCCCACGCGCTTGCGCTGGGCCAGCAGCCGCTCTTCCTTCTCGGTCAGGTCGGGCGTCTTGTCGGCGTGGCCGCGGGGACGGAGCTCCGTCTCCACGTCCTCCTCGGCTGCTTCCTCCTCGTCGCCCTCGACCTCGGCCTCTGTCTCCTCGGAGACCTCGAGACCGCCGACGTCGGCCTTGATACGCGCGGCGAGCGCGTTCCCGATGCCGTCGACCTCTGCGAGGTCGGACTGGGAGGCACGACGCACGTCGTCGACCGTCTCGTAGCCCGCGCCCTCGAGGGCCGCGGCCTTCGCGTTCCCGACACCACTGATGTCGGTCAGGTCGGTGTACTCGTCCTCCTCGTCCTCGGCCTCGGGCTCTTCTTCGTCCATCCGTTCGAGTTCCTCTTCGGTCTCCTCGCGGGCCTGCTCGTCGGCCTGGTCGCGCGCCTGGTCCTCGCGACCCCGCTTGTCGTCCGCCATCAGGCGTCACCTCGAGACGGCTTGCTGGTGATGTAGACCCCGTCCTGGAAGACACGGGTGTCCTTGTCGTTCACGCGGGTCAGCTGCTCGATGTCGGCGGCCGTCTGGCCCACCGCCTCGATGTCGCTGCCGCGGAGCGTCACGTCCTCGCCGTCCACCTCGACCTCCGTGTCGCCGCGGACGGGCGTCCGCCGGGGGGACTTCTCGCCGAGGAAGTTCGAGATGACGACCTCGCCACCTTCGACCTTCACCTGCATCGGGAAGTGGGAGTAGAAGACCTCCATCGTGTACTCCCATCCCTCGGTCACCCCGTGGAACATGTTCCGCACGTGGGACTCGAACGTGCCGGCCGTGGCGTTGGTCTTGGCGTCCTCCTCGTCCGAGGTGATGACGACCTGACCGTCCTCGACGGCGACGTCGATGTCCGGGTACCAGAGCTTGCGCGTGACGCTCCCGTTGGGCCCCTCGACCGTGAGGTCGAGCCGGTCCATCGAGGCGTCCACGTCCTCGGGTACGTCGATTGCGATGCGTGTTGTCATTGTCAGTATACGTAGGCGATAACCTGGCCACCAACGCCAGCCTCGCGGGCCTCGTAGTGGGACATGACGCCCTGCGAGGTGGTGACGACCAGGGCACCGTAGTCACGGGCCGGGAGGAATCGTTTCTCCCAGCGCTCGAACTCGTCGGCGCCTGCCGAGTAGCGCGGCTTCACCGCGCCACACTGGTTGATGGCTCCCTTCAGTTCGACCTCGAACAGGCCGGCCTTCCCGTCGTCGACGTACTGGAAGCCGTCGACGTACCCGCGGTCGTAGAGGACCTCGAGCACGGAGCCGATCTCGTTCGAGGCGGGCTCGACCTCATGCGTCAGGTGGCCGACTCGCTCGGCGTTGTCGATGCCGGACAGCGCGGCGGCCAGTGGATCGTTTCCTGTCATCAGTTGTACTTCTCGAACCCCATACCGCGGGCGATCTCCCGGAAGCACTGCCGGCAGAGCCAGATGTCGTACTTGCCGACCAGGCCCTGCTCGCGACCGCACCGCTGGCAGGCCTCCTGCGCGCCGGTGCGCTTCGCGGCGTTCTCGCCCGTGGGTTCCTCGTGCTCTTGTTCCGTTTCGCTCTCGCTCATTCGTTGACCTCCGCGTCGAACTCGCTCTCGACGAACGCCACCGCGTCGGCCGCATCGAGGCGGTGGCGCGGCGGGATGTCGCTCGTTGCCTTGTCGCGCTTGCGGACCCGGTAGCCCGGCCGGACGAGGTTGACCGTCACGTCCAGCCCGTAGATACCGATGCTCGGGTCGTACTCCTGGCTCGGGAAGTCGGTGTGCTCCTCGACGCCGTAGGAGAAGTTCCCGAACTCGTCGAACTGGCTCGCCGACAGCTCGACGAGCGGCAGCGACGTCTCGAGGAACTCGCGGGCCAGGTCGTCGCGCAGGGTCACCTTCGCGCCGATCGGGTCGCCCTCGCGGACGCCGAACTCGGCGATGGTGCCTTTCGCGGTCGTCCGGACGGGATCTTGCCCAGCGACCTCAGCCAGGATCTCCTCGGCGTTGGCGAGCTCGCGCCCGCCCTCGCCGACACCCATGTGGACGACGACCTTCTCGATGCGCGGCTTGCGCATCTCGTGGAACTCTCCGCCCTCGGCTTCACTACTCATCGTCGCTCACCTCCTCGGCGTCGTCGGCCTCGGGTTCGTCGTCCGTGCCCGCGTCCGCCTCGTCCTCGTCGGCTGTCGCCGACTGCGACGTGTCCTCGTCGGTGGCGGTGACGTCGGGCTCGGCCTCACCCTCGTCGTCGGTGAAGTTCTCGTCGATGACGACGACGTAGTCCTCGACCGTCTCGAAGCGGCCGTCGTCGCCCTCGATGAGGACGTTGTTCTTCGAGGAGCCGGGGGTGACCTGGATCTGGTCGATGCGGCCGATCTCGCCGGCGTGCGTGCCGCGGACGGCCGTCACTAAGGCCCCCTCCTCGTACGGGAAGTGGGCCACGATGGACTTGTCGTCGTTCGAGACGACGACGGAGTCGTTGGGCGAGATCTGGTCGTCGCCGGACCGGAGCGTGGCGCCGTCGTGCAGGGTGAGCTGCGTGTGGCCGCCAGCCTCCTGGGTCTTGCCGACGACCTTGCCGAGGCGCGAGCCAGCGCTGTCGGCGTCGATGGCGGTCAGCGCGAGCCGACCGCCCTCGTCGGGGAAGACCCGATAGTGCTCGTCGCGCTCGGTGAACTCGAGGATGTCGAACATCCCGATGGGGCGCTCCTCGTCGGAGGCCGGCTCACCGTTCACGAGCACGTTGTCCTGCTCGAGCGCGTAGCGGGTCTCCTTCCGGGAGTCCGCGTAGTCGAGCACGTCACGCAGGACGATGAGCAGCGGGACCCCGCTCTCACCGTGCGGGCCGGCGTCGGCCTTGACGGTGTAGGTGGCGGTCTTGCGCTCGACGGGCCACGACTTCGGCACGGAGAGTCGCTTCTGGTGGCGCGTCATTCGTCGTCACCTCCCTCGTTCTCGGTCTGTTCCAGCCGCTCCTCGCGCAGGTCGTCCTCGAGGTCGAGACTCGTCACGACGAGGTTCGACGCGTCGAGGTCACGGGGAACCTCCTCCCCGTCTGCCTTCTCGACGGTCACGTCCTCGACGTTGATGGTCGCCGACCGGAGATCGACGTCGACGACCTCGCCGGTCTCTCCGGCGAAGTCGCCACGCTGGACCTCCACGGTATCGCCCGCGTTGACGCGGACGGACCGCTGGCCGTACTCCTCTCGGAGGTCCTCCGAGAGGTGGGCACGGACCTGCTTCTGCTTCTCGTGGAGCGGCGCACGTCGCTGTCGTGTCCGCTGTTTGGATGGCTGCTTGCTCATACTATCATCGTCGCGGTGGACGCGATGGAGCCGAACCGCTCGGCCACTTCGCGTGCGATGGGGCCCTTGAGTTCGGTCCCGCGGGGGTCCTCGTTGTCGTCGACGACGACCGCCGCGTTGTCCTCGAACTTCACGCGCGTCCCGTCGGGACGGCGGATGGGCTTGCGCTGCCGGATGATGACCGCAGGCAGGACCTGCCGTCGCATCTCCGGGGTGCCCTTCGTGACGGAGACGGTGACCTTGTCACCGAGTCCGGCCTTCGGGTGCCGGTTCTTCGTGCCGGACTGGCCGGCCACGCTGATGACCTTCAGCTCGCGGGCACCGGTGTTGTCCGCACACCGGATGAGCGAGCCCTTCTCCAGGCCGGGCGTGACGTCGGCGTTGAGCGCCTCCATCAGTCGTCACCCTCCTTGATGTCTATCACGACGTGGCTCTTCGTCTTCGAGAGCGGTCGTGTCTCTGCGATACGGACCGTGTCGCCGACCTCTACCTCGAGGCACGGCGGGTGGTGTGCGGATACCCGCGACCGGCGTTTCATCAGCCGGTCGTACTTGGGTACCGTCACGTCGTACTCCCGCTCGACGACGACGGTCTTGTCCATGTCTGTCGAGGCTACCTGTCCCTCGATGACCCCGCCCCGCACGGAGAGCTCCCCGTGGAAGGGACAGTTGGGGTCGGCACAGGCCGCCTCAGGTTCGGTTGCGTTCAGTCCTAGCGCCATATCGAATCACCTCTATGTTCGGTCCGTCGGGCCGGGCGGGCGACGAGTCGCTCACCTGCCACGGTCACGAACGCGTCCTCGGCCTCCTGCACGCCACCGGGGCGTGCCGAGGCGTCATCGCTCGGGGTCGTGTCCGCAGGCAGGCGGAACTCGAACGTCGCCGCCGCCTTCGGGACCTGCCGCACGCTGGCCCCCGAGTCCTGCGCACCACCGACAGCGTCGCTGCTCTCGACGAGCAGCGTCCGCTCGGTCTCCTCGACCACCCGCCCCGCGATGCCGACGTACCCGTCGTGGGTGGCGTCGGCGACGCGGACCGGCAGGCCGGTGAGTTCGTGGCGCGGCAGCGTCTCGGGGGTCAGCATCGTCACTCGTCAGCCTCCTCGTTCTGGATCGTCTTGATGCGGGCGATGGCCTTCCGGAGCTCCGGGATCCGCCCGGGGTTGTCCGGCGCGCCACCGGCCGCCTGCA of the Haloglomus salinum genome contains:
- the cmk gene encoding (d)CMP kinase gives rise to the protein MDHNLLITVSGPPGSGASSTSQALAEALGVQRVDGGEVFRELAEERGMSLTQFSAKADEDPEIDQLIDRRLQRVAEVWGASNKGFVLESRLAGWLAGNRADLRIWLNAPEEVRVERTADREEMESEMRVREVQEVGRFERAYGVDVTDTSFYDLSVNTSRWSRESVVAIIMQAVEEYEYTEDEGAFTNEIELPETDGETELGPNS
- a CDS encoding ABC transporter substrate-binding protein, which encodes MSQQTDQPSTTGAADAAGGDAGDAVASERGPDRRSFLKYAGAGGAAALAAGCKEREFGDRNVETFTPASSTGTGTAPPQPLSGESIRLGCLAPQPESFPVGQSMWNAMRMAVADLNENGVPGIGGRGILGARVKPYVGNTEASPGTAREEFRRLVQKNGCKTTFGTFLTQCTLQCMPSMKATDTTHITTAAAGPKPARVVHDRYDEFKWHFRVGPLNSFDLARAELEFLTLYASELDWDTVSVLIENIAPFDPFAKVLDENIRGIVDEVPVFKRSSSGTTNWTPLYDEVQGVDSDLALIAQALTGTAAVKQWANQNRPFEMGGISLPAQIYEFWEEVSGACQYVFTMNAVTPQTTNTPRTQDFMKRYREKFDTYPVYSGPITYDGVRVYAKAMADYVLDNGLERLPTNAEMVEALENVTFEHGTILPEFQFTPKSADYAHDPAWTSMKQTGVPVWQQWQVDKAVSEDYGVMHSFAPEQNKTSPYSFPHWIDYPSDHPANTEGPPGRNNGAGDL
- the secY gene encoding preprotein translocase subunit SecY; translated protein: MSWKETAEPVLTRMPGVERPEGHVPFRRKLGWTAGILVLYFFLTNVFVYGLASGGGNDAFGQFRTILAGGQGTVLQLGIGPIVTASIVLQLLGGADLLGLNTQENPRDQILYQGLQKLLVVVMIILTGLPMVFAGGFLPASDTVARQLGIGLAGVKWLMFAQIFVGGLLILFMDEVISKWGVGSGIGLFIIAGISQRLIGGFFGVPGITRNPGFFYNWYTILTGQQQLGAVLSTQGLLNLLIEPGQLLFLFTTVAIFAVVVYAESVRVEIPLSHARVKGARGRFPVKLIYASVLPMILVRALQANIQFLGRILNSQLGAGMPGWLGVYQSSGAGTAEPVGGLFYYLAPIYSYQDWMWFLGTTSNPPSMILARVFVDLFIMVVGGAIFAIFWVETADMGPEATAQQIQNSGMQIPGFRQSPGVIEKVLERYIPQVTVIGGALVGLLAVMANMLGTIGAVSGTGLLLTVSITYKLYEEIAEEQLMEMHPMMRQVFGD
- a CDS encoding uL15m family ribosomal protein → MTSKKRRQRGSRTHGGGSHKKRRGAGHRGGRGRAGRDKHEQYLYPPLGKSGFKRPQKVQEDIETINVRELDEDAVVLAAEGVAEETGDGYEVDVRDVVEDGHEADAVKVLAGGQVHESLTVHADAFSDDAREAIEAAGGEAVLTERGEERAAENEAEDAEGDTTDEANED
- a CDS encoding 50S ribosomal protein L30; amino-acid sequence: MRVLVQLRGEVNQGTDVRDTLGMLNLHRVNHATLVPETDTYRGMVNKVNDWVAHGEPSAEMVETLVRRRGEPAEGDADIDDEWVADNTDYSDVASLAEALVNEETKLQDEGLSPTLRLHPPRGGHDGIKHPIKEGGVLGKQSTEEIDALLEAMR
- a CDS encoding 30S ribosomal protein S5 gives rise to the protein MSRGWEPQTRLGRKVAEGEISDMKTALESGLPLKEPEIVDQLLPGLEDEVLDINMVQRMTDSGRRVKFRCVVAVGNRDGYVGYAEGRDDQVGGAIQKAIGIAKLNMIKVERGAGSWEDRSERPHSLARKTEGKAGSVTVELIPAPEGLGLAASETVRNVLELAGVENAWTKSHGNTRTTLNLGKATFRALENAAMARGPRALRAESDVEPGEVSD
- a CDS encoding 50S ribosomal protein L18, coding for MATGPRYKVPMRRRRESRTNYHQRLRLLKSGKPRLVARKSNQHTRAQLVVRGAQGDDTVASATSNDLQDFGWEAPTGNLPAAYLTGLLAGKRALDAGLEEAVLDIGLNTATPGNKAFAVQEGAIDAGLEVPHSDDVFAEWPRTRGEHIAEYAESLDEPLYSGDFDATELPDHFDTVRETIMEDIEQ
- a CDS encoding 50S ribosomal protein L19e, with protein sequence MTDLKAQKRLAADVLDVGKNRVKLDPSRQEDIADAITRDDVRELIDEGAIRVEPKSGNSRGRARERAKKRAYGHRKGQGSRKGKAGGRSNEKDEWRSKIRAQRRRLRKYRQNGELDPTDYRQLYRMAGGGEFDSVADVERHVRANYDVGGDD
- a CDS encoding 50S ribosomal protein L32e, whose translation is MDEEEPEAEDEEDEYTDLTDISGVGNAKAAALEGAGYETVDDVRRASQSDLAEVDGIGNALAARIKADVGGLEVSEETEAEVEGDEEEAAEEDVETELRPRGHADKTPDLTEKEERLLAQRKRVGKPQFYRQDYHKKKRTPTSWRRPRGGLSKQRRGIKGKGDTVEAGFRTPKAVRGKHPSGFEEVRVMNVDDLEGVDGDTEAVRIGSTVGARKRERIEEEAEDRGIRVLNPTYEEVEVES
- a CDS encoding 50S ribosomal protein L6, whose translation is MTTRIAIDVPEDVDASMDRLDLTVEGPNGSVTRKLWYPDIDVAVEDGQVVITSDEEDAKTNATAGTFESHVRNMFHGVTEGWEYTMEVFYSHFPMQVKVEGGEVVISNFLGEKSPRRTPVRGDTEVEVDGEDVTLRGSDIEAVGQTAADIEQLTRVNDKDTRVFQDGVYITSKPSRGDA